A single genomic interval of Synechococcus sp. UW179A harbors:
- a CDS encoding N-acetylmuramoyl-L-alanine amidase, whose product MIPLRLVLTPALVVAGLILSMVIATAAKAPHPQEEDPLTGVRVALPASWTGTTTPSEAMEILVLAGHADSQGIEGAGTAGAAVDRGGARPMDPRMRDELFWNRRVRDAVVKTGQARGLKILSYEPDQLTIPNEEDPRTNWSVGRRHHDAGGYALEIHFDAYGNHGVGSGLIPNVRSPATRIDESLALNFGRYPISFRGGLGAPRRGISILEIGKLEGQLERKLRDPQSRNAVVAALALRIVDAIEMGIGRTSANQWLSSPPDADDNAPQETDRRTNAEDG is encoded by the coding sequence GTGATTCCGCTACGGCTGGTCCTGACTCCAGCATTGGTGGTTGCAGGACTGATCTTGTCGATGGTGATCGCAACCGCCGCCAAAGCACCACATCCGCAGGAGGAAGACCCTCTCACCGGAGTCAGGGTTGCGTTGCCAGCCAGCTGGACCGGCACAACAACACCCTCAGAGGCCATGGAGATTCTGGTTCTTGCAGGGCATGCCGACTCCCAGGGAATCGAAGGAGCCGGGACCGCGGGAGCCGCCGTTGACCGTGGAGGAGCCCGCCCCATGGATCCGCGCATGCGCGATGAACTGTTCTGGAATCGGCGCGTTCGTGATGCAGTCGTGAAAACAGGGCAGGCCCGCGGACTCAAGATCCTTTCCTATGAACCGGATCAACTCACCATTCCGAATGAAGAAGATCCACGCACCAACTGGTCGGTGGGGCGACGCCATCACGATGCAGGTGGCTACGCCCTGGAGATCCATTTCGATGCCTACGGCAACCACGGCGTCGGCTCAGGCCTGATCCCCAACGTGCGCAGTCCAGCGACGAGGATTGACGAGAGCTTGGCCCTCAATTTCGGGCGCTATCCCATTAGCTTCCGCGGCGGCCTTGGAGCCCCCAGACGAGGCATCAGCATTCTCGAGATCGGCAAACTAGAGGGACAGCTGGAGCGGAAGCTGCGGGATCCGCAAAGCCGCAATGCGGTCGTCGCAGCACTGGCCCTTCGGATCGTTGATGCCATCGAAATGGGCATCGGGAGAACCTCAGCAAACCAATGGCTCAGTTCACCGCCTGATGCGGACGACAACGCTCCTCAAGAGACGGATCGTCGAACCAATGCTGAGGACGGGTGA
- the hemF gene encoding oxygen-dependent coproporphyrinogen oxidase: MVRSLLKRLKGRMLGAVPSSPAAISGDRPPADSRERARALVMGLQDEICSGLEKIDGVGRFQEESWDRPEGGGGRSRVMREGRIFEQGGVNFSEVHGKELPPSILKQRPEAKGHPWFATGTSMVLHPRNPFVPTVHLNYRYFEAGPVWWFGGGADLTPYYPFLEDARHFHRSHQQACDSVDERLYQVFKPWCDEYFFLKHRQETRGIGGIFYDYQDGSGRLYRGQDPEGPAARKAAEIGSVNLSWEQLHDLAKANGTAFLPAYTPIVDKRNGLSYGDRERQFQLYRRGRYVEFNLVWDRGTIFGLQTNGRTESILMSLPPLARWEYGYQAEEGSREALLTDLFTRPQHWFDDPSLEERCRPHQAVN, translated from the coding sequence ATGGTCCGTTCCCTGCTCAAGCGTCTCAAGGGCCGGATGCTCGGGGCAGTGCCCTCGTCGCCTGCGGCTATCTCCGGAGATCGTCCTCCTGCCGACTCTCGGGAGCGTGCCCGTGCGCTGGTGATGGGTCTTCAGGATGAGATCTGCTCAGGCCTGGAGAAGATCGATGGTGTGGGAAGGTTCCAGGAGGAGAGCTGGGATCGGCCTGAAGGAGGAGGTGGCCGTTCCCGTGTGATGCGTGAAGGCCGCATCTTCGAGCAAGGGGGAGTGAACTTCTCCGAGGTGCACGGCAAGGAATTGCCACCTTCAATCCTCAAACAGCGGCCCGAGGCCAAAGGGCATCCGTGGTTTGCCACCGGTACTTCCATGGTTCTGCATCCCAGAAATCCATTTGTTCCTACGGTGCATCTCAACTACCGCTACTTCGAGGCTGGACCGGTCTGGTGGTTCGGAGGTGGTGCTGATCTCACGCCTTACTACCCCTTTCTTGAGGATGCCCGACATTTTCATCGCAGCCATCAACAGGCCTGCGATTCAGTCGATGAGCGTCTTTACCAGGTGTTCAAGCCCTGGTGTGATGAGTACTTCTTCTTGAAGCATCGCCAAGAGACGAGGGGGATCGGCGGCATTTTTTACGACTACCAGGATGGTTCTGGTCGTCTTTACCGTGGCCAGGACCCAGAGGGCCCAGCTGCTCGCAAAGCGGCTGAGATCGGTTCAGTCAATCTCTCCTGGGAACAGCTGCATGATTTGGCGAAGGCCAACGGAACAGCCTTCCTTCCCGCCTATACGCCGATTGTCGACAAGCGCAATGGTCTCTCCTACGGAGACCGTGAGCGTCAGTTTCAGCTGTACCGACGTGGCAGATATGTGGAATTCAACCTTGTCTGGGATCGCGGAACGATCTTCGGATTGCAGACCAATGGCCGCACCGAATCGATCCTGATGTCTCTGCCACCTTTGGCCCGCTGGGAATATGGCTATCAGGCGGAGGAGGGGTCTCGCGAAGCTCTTCTCACGGATTTGTTCACCCGTCCTCAGCATTGGTTCGACGATCCGTCTCTTGAGGAGCGTTGTCGTCCGCATCAGGCGGTGAACTGA
- a CDS encoding Mrp/NBP35 family ATP-binding protein produces MTTAEQATQALSDLRDAGSDRSLLDLGWLDQVRVAPPRAVIRLNLPGFAQNQRDQIVNGARQRLLQLEGIDDVQIELGQPPSQGGIGQAGHGQVAERQSIPGVRHVIAVSSGKGGVGKSTVAVNLACSLAVRGLKVGLLDADIYGPNAPTMLGVADRTPEVSGSGDNQCMQPIETCGVAMVSMGLLIEENQPVIWRGPMLNGIIRQFLYQVQWGERDVLVVDLPPGTGDAQLSLAQAVPMTGVVIVTTPQQVALQDARRGLAMFRQMNIPVLGVVENMSAFIPPDQPDRRYALFGSGGGQTLANAFDVPLLAQVPMEMPVQEGGDQGRPITLSKPDSVSAKTFLALADRLSPMVTSEA; encoded by the coding sequence ATGACCACTGCGGAACAGGCCACTCAGGCGCTCAGCGACCTCCGCGATGCGGGCAGTGACCGTTCTCTGTTGGACCTCGGTTGGCTCGACCAGGTGCGGGTGGCCCCTCCACGGGCAGTGATCCGGCTGAACCTGCCTGGATTCGCCCAGAACCAGCGTGATCAGATTGTTAATGGTGCAAGGCAACGACTCCTGCAACTGGAGGGCATCGATGATGTCCAGATTGAACTAGGTCAACCACCCTCCCAAGGAGGAATCGGACAGGCAGGCCACGGCCAGGTCGCCGAACGACAGTCGATTCCTGGCGTCCGCCACGTGATCGCTGTCAGCAGCGGCAAGGGTGGCGTCGGCAAAAGCACGGTGGCGGTGAATCTGGCCTGTTCGTTGGCCGTGCGCGGTTTGAAGGTAGGTCTTCTGGATGCCGATATCTATGGCCCCAACGCCCCAACCATGCTCGGTGTGGCTGACCGCACACCCGAGGTGAGCGGCAGCGGAGACAACCAGTGCATGCAGCCGATCGAGACCTGCGGCGTTGCGATGGTGTCCATGGGTCTGCTGATTGAAGAGAACCAGCCCGTGATCTGGCGCGGGCCGATGCTCAACGGGATCATTCGCCAGTTTCTCTATCAAGTGCAGTGGGGAGAGCGTGATGTCTTGGTGGTTGACCTACCTCCGGGCACCGGTGATGCGCAATTGTCGTTAGCCCAGGCCGTTCCCATGACTGGCGTTGTGATCGTGACCACCCCCCAGCAGGTGGCCCTTCAAGATGCGCGACGCGGACTAGCCATGTTCCGCCAGATGAACATCCCAGTGCTTGGTGTGGTCGAAAACATGAGCGCGTTCATTCCTCCCGACCAGCCCGATCGGCGATATGCCTTGTTCGGCTCAGGCGGTGGCCAGACTCTCGCCAATGCCTTCGACGTCCCACTTTTGGCCCAAGTCCCCATGGAGATGCCTGTCCAGGAAGGCGGTGATCAGGGCAGACCGATCACGCTGTCCAAGCCCGACTCGGTCAGCGCCAAAACATTTCTGGCGCTTGCTGATCGTCTCTCACCGATGGTGACCAGCGAAGCCTGA